CGCGATCCGTTCCAGGTACTTGGAGAGGAAGGTGATCTTCATCGCCCGGTTGATGGTCCTGGGCTCGGTGATCATGTAGGAAACCGTCTCGCGGAAGATCTGTTCGTTCAGGTCGTCGATCTCCTGATCGTCCTGACACACCTTCAACGCGAGCATCGTGTCCTCCTGGACGAAGGCGTTGAGGCTCTCGGAGATCATCCTCCGGCTGATCTCGGCCATGCGCGGGAGATCGATGTAGGGCTTGAGCGGAGCCTCCCGGATCAGCTCCAGGGAGCGCTCGGAGATGTTGACCGCGATGTCCCCGATCCGCTCCAGGTCGGTGGTGATCTTGAGCGCCGTCGTGACGAAGCGGAGGTCCTTCGCCGCCGGCTGGTGCAGTGCGATCAGGCGCACGCACAACTCGTCGATTTCGGCGTCCATCTGGTTGACCTCGGCGTCCCGCTGGATGACGCCCTCCGCGAGCGGTGCTTCGCGGTCCACCAAGGACCTGATGGCGCGGGCGATCTGATCCTCGACCAGCCCGCCCATCTGAATGATCCTTTCACGCAGGGACTTGAGCTCTTCTTCGTATTTTCGATCCGTGTGCTCGGGGCGCATGGCCAACCTCGTCGATCTGGCGTCCACGGTAGATCATGACACTTGAAAAGGTCATCTCATGTCATGTCGGCCATCCGGGTTACGGCGAGGTTACGATCACATTAAATCAGTGGACTTTCAAGCAGTTCCGGGGCCGTCAAGCGTCTGCGTCGGACGCGCTGCCGTTGCCGCCGTGCGCCGAAGCGCCCTGGCCGCCCTCGATCCGGTACGCTTCCGGATGCAGCTCCGAGTTGGCCTTGATGATGACCTGGCGATGGATCTCGCGCTCGAGCGCCTCCAGGCCCTCGCTGGCCTGGTCGTAGAGGAAGTTGGCGATGCCCGGGTGCACGTGCACGGTAATGCGCCCGCCGTTGGCGAGCTGGGCGCTCTCGCGCTTGATGTCGCGCAGCAGCTCGTAGGCGATGGTGGGTTGGGACCGGACCCGGCCGCGCCCGGCGCACTGGGGACACGGGACCAGCAGCAGGTTGCCGAGGTTCTCCCGGGTGCGCTGCCGGGTCATCTCCACGAGCCCAAGCCTGGAGACGGGCAGCACGCGCGTCCTGGCCTTGTCCTGCTTCACCGCTTCTCTCAGAGCTTCGTAGACCTTCTTCCGGTTGGCGGCCTGCGCCATGTCGATGAAGTCGATGATGATGATGCCGCCCACGTTGCGCAGGCGCAGTTGATGCACGACCTCGCGCGTCGCCTCCAGATTGATCTTGAGCACCGTGGCTTCGAGGTCCTTCTTGCCCACGTAGCGGCCGGTGTTCACGTCCACCGCGGTGAGCGCCTCGGTTTGCTCGATGTTGATGTGTCCTCCCGAATTCAGCCAGATCTTGGGTTCCAGCGCCTTGCGGATCTTGCGTTCGATCTCATAGCGGTCGAGCAGCGGCTCGGGGCTCTCGTACAGCGTCACGCGGCTCTTCAGGCGTGGCATGAACTGCTGCACGAACTCGACCACGCGCCGGTACTCGTTGGGTTGGTCGACCACCACCTCCTCGGTGTTGGCGTTGAAGAAGTCGCGGATGGTACGCGGGACGAGGTCCAGGTCCGGGTGGATCAGTTCAGGTGTCGCGGCGGAGTCCAGTTGTTTGCGGATCCGGTCCCAGAGCTTCGTGAGGAACCGGACGTCGCTTTGGATGTCCTTCTTGTTGCGCCCCTCACAAGCCGTGCGGATGATGAATCCGTCGTCTTCCCGCGCCAGTTCCTGGACGATCTCCTTCAGCCGTTTCCGTTCCTTGTCGTCCTCGATCTTGCGGGAAACCGCCACGTGGCGGGTGCCGGGCATGAAGACCAGGAACCGTCCGGGCAGGGAGATGTGGGCGGTGACGCGGGCCCCTTTCATTCCCAGGGGATCCTTGGCCACCTGAACCAGGATTTCCTGGGCCGGGCTCAGTTGCTGCTCGATTCGTTGCGGGCTCGGGTCGGGCCGGGTCTCGAGCAGCACCTCGTCACCGTTCTCCGACACCGTCGCGGGGAAGCCGCCCGACGGAGGGCCGACGTCGGACGCATGAAGGAACGCGGCCTTCTCCAGGCCGATGTCCACGAACGCGGCCTGCATCCCGGGCAGGACGCGCCCTACGCGGCCTTTGTAGATGTTGCCGACACAGCCCCTTTCCTGGTTGCGCTCGATGAGGAACTCCGCCAGGGCGTTGTCCTCCATCACTGCGATGCGGGTTTCCTCGGGGGTGGTGTTGATGAGAATGCGTCTCATGTGCCACGTGATTTCGTGGATAGGACGGCTGTCGAATGCCAGTGTGACGCGGCACACTAGGTTCAGGATAGGCGAGTCGCGGGGGAATGGCAAGCTGCCGCGGTGCGCGTTGCGGGGCGCGTGTTTGACACGGCAGGTTCCGGACGCTAGATTCCCGTAAACTCAACACGGGAACTTTGTGGACACGCTGAAAGGACAGGAAGCGAAAACGGGGGTCGTAGCCTCGGGCCGTTCCGTGATGCACACAAGGGTGCTGATGTTGAATCGTTCGTACCTGCCGATACACGTGACTTCCGTGCGCCGGGCCTTCTCGCTGCTGTATCTCGGCATCGCCAAGGTCGTCAACGAACAGTACCAGACTTTCGATTTCGAACGCTGGAGTGCGCTGAGGGTCCCCCTGGACGAGGATTCCGTGGGCATGGTGGACCGCGCCATCCGGATTCCGCGGGTCATCCTGCTGGTGCGCTACGACCGCGTGCCCAGGCGGCAGGTGCGCTTCAGCCGCGTCAACATCTACGCGCGTGACAAGTCCACCTGCCAGTACTGCGGGAAGCGGCTTCCGCGCCAACAGCTCAATCTGGACCACGTGATCCCCCGTTCGCGCGGCGGCACCTCCAGGTGGGACAACGTGGTTTGCTCCTGCGTCGCGTGCAACCGGAGGAAGGGAGGCCGGACGCCCCAGGAAGCGCGGATGCAACTGCTGCAGAAGCCCTACAAGCCCACGTGGACCCCTTTCGTTCAGGAAGACGGCGGCGGTGTGCGCCATCGCGAGTGGCTGCCCTTCCTGCCCGCCGTGGAGGCCTCCGCGCGGGGCGCCGCCGTGCCGGAGGATGCCGCATCCTGAACCCACATGTTGTGGTGACCCACCGCAGGTATCACTTCATATTGTGAAACTTCCTTGACACCCGCCCCCGCGTGTGGAATAAAATACGATGGAGGTACCGCGCCGGCGCGTTTGCCGGCGGCGCGGGATTCATCGCATGCGTCTGAAGGCTCTGGAAATTTCGGGATTCAAGTCTTTCGCCGAAAAGACCGCCCTGAACTTCACCGCCGACGTCACCGCCATCGTGGGGCCCAACGGGTGCGGCAAATCCAACATTGTCGACGCGCTTCGGTGGGCCATGGGCGAGCAGAGCGCCCGCCATCTCCGCGGCCAGTCCATGGAGGACGTCATCTTCGGCGGCAGCGAGCGGCTGGCGGCCATCGGCATGGCGGAGGTCACCGTCCTGCTGGACAACGCCGATGACAGCGCTCCCTCCGATTACGCCGCCTTCGCCGAGATCGCCGTCACGCGGCGCCTGTTCCGCTCGGGTGAATCGGAATACTTCATCAACCGGGTGCCCTGCCGTCTGCGCGACGTCGTGGACCTGTTTCTGGGGACCGGTATCGGCAACAAGTCCTATTCGATCATCGGACAGGGGCGGGTCGAGGAACTGGTCAACGCCAAGCCCGAGGACCGGCGCCGGGTCATCGAGGAAGCCGCCGGCACGAGCCGCTTCAAGAGCCGCAAGCAGGCGGCCGAGCGGAGGATGGAGCGCACGCGCCAGAACCTGCTGCGCGTCAACGACATCGTGCGCGAGGTGGAAGGCCAGCTTCGCAAGATCGAGTTGCAGGCGAGGAAGGCCGAGCGGTACCGGAACCTCAAGGAGGAGTTGAAGGAACGGGAGTTGTGCTGGGCGGGCATACGCAAACGGCGCCTGGAACGGGAGCTTGCCGAGCGCGGCGCGGCGATTCGCGCCGTCGAGGAGCGCGTCACGTCGCTGGTGGCGGCGATGCAGGCGCAAGAGGCCGAAAGCGAGCGGCTCCGCGCCGCGTTGCGGGAGGTGGAGGAGGCTGTCGGTTCGCTGCAGGAGCGGCTCTACCAGGCCAGGTCCGGCCTGCAGGCGGAGGAACAGCGGATCGAGTTCTTCGAACGTGCCGAAGAGGAGTCGCGCGGGTTTGCCGGGAGCGCGCGCGAGGAGGCCGTCCGGACAAGCGCGCGGCTCGAGGCGGTTGCGAGCGAGATCGAGGACCTGGGCAAGGCGGTCGACGATTTCTCGCGGGTTTGGCGCGGGGAAGCGGAACGCGTGGAGCGCACGGAGTCGGAGACGGAGGGTCTGCGTGCGCGGATCGGCGAGCTCCAGCAGGCGGTCGAGCGTGAACGGGAGGAGCGGTCGGATCGGATGTTCGAGCACTCGCGCCTGGTCAATTCGCGCCAGAGCCATCAGGAACGGCTGGAACGGCTGGGAACGGAGTCGGCGGAGAAGGACGGCGAGCGGCAGTCCATGGAGCAGGCGCTGGAAGCGCTGCGCCGGCAGCGCGCGTGCGAAGCCCGGGATCTCGGCGGCTGCGTGGCCCGCGCCGCCGCCATGGAGGATGCGCTGCGGCACGCGGACGCGGAGATGGAGCGAAGCCGGTGCGAACTGGCCGCGGATGAGGCCGTCCTCGGCCGGTTGAAGGAGGAGCTGCAGGAGGCGCGCTCCGCGCTGAGTTCCCTGGAAACCTTGCAGAAGAATTTCGAGGGCTATCAGGAAGGCGTGCGCGCCGTCATGGTCAAGCATGAGAGCAACGGCGGATCCGATGGGGTATGCGGGGTGGTGGCGGACTTCATCGAAGCTCCGGAAGAGGTGGAGAAGGCCTTGACGGCGGTGCTGGGAGAGCGGCTTCAGTACGTGGTGGTGCAGGGCCACCGGGAGGGAGTGGAGGCCATCGAGTACCTCAAGCGCGAATCGGCGGGGCGGGGCGGCTTCATCCCGCGCCGGTTCGAGCGCTGCAACGGCGCCGCCGCTCCGGCCCCGGCGGGTCCCGACGTCATTGCGCCGTTGCTGGGCCTGGTCCGGGTGAAGGACGGGTACCGGGACGTGGCCGACTACCTGCTGGGCGACGTGTCGGTCGTGAGGGACCTGGAATCGGGACTGGGGTTGTGGCGCGCCAACGGTTTCAGCCACTCGTTGGTCACCCTGGACGGCGAGGTCATCGATCCCATGGGGGTGGTCACCGGCGGCAGCGTCGAAAGTCTGCAGGGGGGACCGATCTCCCGTCGCCGCAGGATCAAGGAGTTGCACGAAGAGGTCGTTTCCGGGGAGGAAGGGGTGCGGCGGCAATGCGAGGGTGTGGCCGCGGGGCGCACGGCCCTCGAAACCATGGACGCGGAACACCGGCGGCTTGGGCAGGAGCTCCAGGAATTGGCGGTCAAGAAGGTGCAGCGGGAGCAGGAATTGCTGCGCACGGACCAGGCGGTGGCCCGGTCCGAGCAGGACCTGGCCACCATCGCCCAGGAACTGCGCCACGTGGCGGGCGAAGTGCAGACGCTGAACGAGTCCATCGCCGCATGCGAAACGGCCATCGTCGATAGTGCCCGGGAAGACGAGGTTTCGCAGGCGCGGTTGCGTGAGAACCAGGAGGCCCTGCGGGAGACCGCCGAGGAACTGCGCGCGGCTGAAGATCGCCTGACCGGGTGCCGCGTGAGCGCGGCCGAGGCGAGGGAGAGGGCGGAGAACGCCAGGTCCAACCTCGCCAACCGGGTCAGCCTGCGCGACGAGCTCGCGGTGCAACTCCGCGAGCGTGAAGCGCGCATCGCCGAAATGAACCGGAAGGCCGGGGAGATGAGGGAGGCGCGCGAACGGGCGGCATCGCGGGTGGAGGTGTTGCGGGTGGAGGCGGACGGTCTCGAGACCGAGGTGGCCGCGAGACAGCAGGATCAGCGGGAACTTGCCGGCCGCGCGCGCGAGGCGCAGGAGGCGGGTCACCGGATTCGTCCGGACGTGGATGCGTTGCAGCAGGAAGGGAACCAACTGCAACTGCACGAGCGCGAGACATCCATGGACTTGCGCTATCTGTGTGACGACATCCGGGAGAAGTACGGCGTGGAGCTCCCGGACCTTCCCGTGAAGCCGGACGATGCGCTCGAAAGCGCCGGCGACCTGTCCGAAGAGGTCGCGGAGTTGCGCGCGCGGCTTCAGCGCATGGGCGAGGTCAACCTCGGGGCCATCGGTGAGTTCGAGGAACTGACGGAACGAAGCCGGTTCCTGACCGCGCAGCGGGAAGACCTCGAACGCTCCATGGCCGACCTGCAGCAGACCATCACGAAGCTCAACCGCATCTGCCGGCTGCGGTTCAAGCAGAGCTTCGAGGAGATCAACCGGCAGTTCCAGGTGATCTTTCCGAAGCTGTTCCAGGGTGGCAAGGCGTCGCTGCTGCTGACCGACGAGAACGACTACCTCGAGACCGGGGTCGACATCGTCGCGCAGCCGCCCGGCAAGAAGCTTCAGTCCGTGGGCCTGCTCTCGGGCGGCGAAAAGGCCTTGACCGCGGTCAGCCTGCTCTTCGCCATCTTCCTGACCAAGCCCAGCCCTTTCTGCTTCCTCGACGAGGTCGATGCCCCGCTCGACGACGTCAACCTCGAGCGCTTCATCGACATGGTGAAAGAGATGACGCACCTGTCGCAGTTCATGATCATCACCCACAACAAGCAGACCATGCTCTCGGCGGACGTGCTCTACGGCATCACCATGGAAGACCCCGGGGTGTCCACGATCGTTTCCGTTGAAATGGTCTAGAGGCCTGTTTCGCCGGGTATCTCCGAGGTCGTGTCATGGCGTGGAAGGAAGGGTTGTTTTCGCGTCTCAGCCAGGGTCTGTCGCGGACGCGGGAGGTCCTGGCCGGGCGCCTGGAGCGGGTACTGACGGGGACGAACCCGTCGGAGGAGGACTGGGAGGCTCTGGAGGAGGTGCTGCTCGGAGCCGACTTCGGCGTGCGCGCGACCCAGAGGTTGCTCGACTCGGTGCGAGGGCCGTCGCGCGCGCGCGACGGCGCCGCCGCCGAGCTGTTGCAACAGGAAATCACGACCCTTCTGAAGGAACGTCCGGGGATCGGCTCCGGGCGCTACGCGGTCAAGCCCTGGGTGGTCATGGTGGTGGGCGTGAACGGTGTGGGCAAGACGACCACCATCGGGAAGCTCGCGTACCGGCTCCGTCGCGACGGGAATAAGGTGCTGCTGGCCGCGGCCGACACGTTCCGCGCCGGAGCCATCGAGCAGCTCGAGATATGGGGAGAGCGGGTCGGGGCGGAGGTCATCAAGCATGGCCCGGGACAGGACCCTTCCGGGGTGGTGTTCGACGCCGCGCAGGCCGCTCAGAAACGCGCGGCGGACGTCCTCCTCATCGACACCGCGGGCCGCCTGCACAACAAGGTGAACCTCGTGGAGGAGTTGAAGAAGATGCGCCGCGTCCTCGGCCGTGTGCAGGAGGGGGCGCCGCACGAGACGTTGCTGGTGGTGGATGCGAGCACGGGGCAAAACGCGGTCGTGCAGGCGAGGATATTTCAGGATGCGGTGGCCGTCAGCGGGATCGCGCTCACCAAGCTCGACGGCACGGCCAAGGGCGGCGTGGTGCTGAGCATTCAGCAGGAGCTGGCCATTCCGATGGAGTATGTCGGCGTGGGCGAAGGGGTGGACGATCTGCAGGAATTCGACCCCGATGCGTTCGCGCGGGCGTTCTTCGCGCCGTGAGGCAACCGGCGCGGAAAAGGTTCATGGCGCCGGCCGGAAAAGGTTGGCGTGTTGCTTGACATTGGCTTCCGGCAAATCCTAATCTATCGATTGAAGATTTGTTCGGTAGCTGTTTCATGGACCTCGATAAACTTGAACAATTGGAACGGTGGGTGGATCGCCTGGTCGAGCAGCATCGACGGATGAAGCAGGCCAAGGCTCAGGCGGAAGTGTGCCTCCAGGAGCGGGACACGGAGTTCAAGGCGCTGAACGAACAGATCCGACGGTACGAGCGTGAACGCGCCGCGCTGAAGGATCGCTTGACGAAGATTATCGGTCGGTTCGAGCACCTCGACCTCTCCTGAAGACGCGGGGGCTTCATGCCAAGGGCAGTCGACGTCCAGATCATGGGGCAGAAAGTCACTC
This sequence is a window from Deltaproteobacteria bacterium. Protein-coding genes within it:
- the phoU gene encoding phosphate signaling complex protein PhoU, which translates into the protein MRPEHTDRKYEEELKSLRERIIQMGGLVEDQIARAIRSLVDREAPLAEGVIQRDAEVNQMDAEIDELCVRLIALHQPAAKDLRFVTTALKITTDLERIGDIAVNISERSLELIREAPLKPYIDLPRMAEISRRMISESLNAFVQEDTMLALKVCQDDQEIDDLNEQIFRETVSYMITEPRTINRAMKITFLSKYLERIADHATNIAEMVIFLVKGKSIRHVKEVPRTI
- a CDS encoding Rne/Rng family ribonuclease — encoded protein: MRRILINTTPEETRIAVMEDNALAEFLIERNQERGCVGNIYKGRVGRVLPGMQAAFVDIGLEKAAFLHASDVGPPSGGFPATVSENGDEVLLETRPDPSPQRIEQQLSPAQEILVQVAKDPLGMKGARVTAHISLPGRFLVFMPGTRHVAVSRKIEDDKERKRLKEIVQELAREDDGFIIRTACEGRNKKDIQSDVRFLTKLWDRIRKQLDSAATPELIHPDLDLVPRTIRDFFNANTEEVVVDQPNEYRRVVEFVQQFMPRLKSRVTLYESPEPLLDRYEIERKIRKALEPKIWLNSGGHINIEQTEALTAVDVNTGRYVGKKDLEATVLKINLEATREVVHQLRLRNVGGIIIIDFIDMAQAANRKKVYEALREAVKQDKARTRVLPVSRLGLVEMTRQRTRENLGNLLLVPCPQCAGRGRVRSQPTIAYELLRDIKRESAQLANGGRITVHVHPGIANFLYDQASEGLEALEREIHRQVIIKANSELHPEAYRIEGGQGASAHGGNGSASDADA
- a CDS encoding HNH endonuclease; translation: MMHTRVLMLNRSYLPIHVTSVRRAFSLLYLGIAKVVNEQYQTFDFERWSALRVPLDEDSVGMVDRAIRIPRVILLVRYDRVPRRQVRFSRVNIYARDKSTCQYCGKRLPRQQLNLDHVIPRSRGGTSRWDNVVCSCVACNRRKGGRTPQEARMQLLQKPYKPTWTPFVQEDGGGVRHREWLPFLPAVEASARGAAVPEDAAS
- the smc gene encoding chromosome segregation protein SMC — encoded protein: MRLKALEISGFKSFAEKTALNFTADVTAIVGPNGCGKSNIVDALRWAMGEQSARHLRGQSMEDVIFGGSERLAAIGMAEVTVLLDNADDSAPSDYAAFAEIAVTRRLFRSGESEYFINRVPCRLRDVVDLFLGTGIGNKSYSIIGQGRVEELVNAKPEDRRRVIEEAAGTSRFKSRKQAAERRMERTRQNLLRVNDIVREVEGQLRKIELQARKAERYRNLKEELKERELCWAGIRKRRLERELAERGAAIRAVEERVTSLVAAMQAQEAESERLRAALREVEEAVGSLQERLYQARSGLQAEEQRIEFFERAEEESRGFAGSAREEAVRTSARLEAVASEIEDLGKAVDDFSRVWRGEAERVERTESETEGLRARIGELQQAVEREREERSDRMFEHSRLVNSRQSHQERLERLGTESAEKDGERQSMEQALEALRRQRACEARDLGGCVARAAAMEDALRHADAEMERSRCELAADEAVLGRLKEELQEARSALSSLETLQKNFEGYQEGVRAVMVKHESNGGSDGVCGVVADFIEAPEEVEKALTAVLGERLQYVVVQGHREGVEAIEYLKRESAGRGGFIPRRFERCNGAAAPAPAGPDVIAPLLGLVRVKDGYRDVADYLLGDVSVVRDLESGLGLWRANGFSHSLVTLDGEVIDPMGVVTGGSVESLQGGPISRRRRIKELHEEVVSGEEGVRRQCEGVAAGRTALETMDAEHRRLGQELQELAVKKVQREQELLRTDQAVARSEQDLATIAQELRHVAGEVQTLNESIAACETAIVDSAREDEVSQARLRENQEALRETAEELRAAEDRLTGCRVSAAEARERAENARSNLANRVSLRDELAVQLREREARIAEMNRKAGEMREARERAASRVEVLRVEADGLETEVAARQQDQRELAGRAREAQEAGHRIRPDVDALQQEGNQLQLHERETSMDLRYLCDDIREKYGVELPDLPVKPDDALESAGDLSEEVAELRARLQRMGEVNLGAIGEFEELTERSRFLTAQREDLERSMADLQQTITKLNRICRLRFKQSFEEINRQFQVIFPKLFQGGKASLLLTDENDYLETGVDIVAQPPGKKLQSVGLLSGGEKALTAVSLLFAIFLTKPSPFCFLDEVDAPLDDVNLERFIDMVKEMTHLSQFMIITHNKQTMLSADVLYGITMEDPGVSTIVSVEMV
- the ftsY gene encoding signal recognition particle-docking protein FtsY: MAWKEGLFSRLSQGLSRTREVLAGRLERVLTGTNPSEEDWEALEEVLLGADFGVRATQRLLDSVRGPSRARDGAAAELLQQEITTLLKERPGIGSGRYAVKPWVVMVVGVNGVGKTTTIGKLAYRLRRDGNKVLLAAADTFRAGAIEQLEIWGERVGAEVIKHGPGQDPSGVVFDAAQAAQKRAADVLLIDTAGRLHNKVNLVEELKKMRRVLGRVQEGAPHETLLVVDASTGQNAVVQARIFQDAVAVSGIALTKLDGTAKGGVVLSIQQELAIPMEYVGVGEGVDDLQEFDPDAFARAFFAP
- the zapB gene encoding cell division protein ZapB, with protein sequence MDLDKLEQLERWVDRLVEQHRRMKQAKAQAEVCLQERDTEFKALNEQIRRYERERAALKDRLTKIIGRFEHLDLS